The genomic segment GATGCTCCCTTGAGCTTGGCGGCAAGAACGGTTTGATAGTCATGAATGACGCTGACCTCGATTCCGCCTCAAAAGCGGTTGCGTCAGGGGCTTTTTCCACTGCCGGGCAGAGATGCGCTTCAACAAGCCGCGTCTTTGTTCATGAGGCCGTATATGATGAATTCCTGAAAAAGCTCCTTGCTGAAACCGGGAAGATGAAAGTCGGCAAAGGGAGCGATGCCGACACAAAGGTCTGCCCGATAATCAACAAAAGACAATTTACAAGCATCATGTCGTACATAGAAGGCGCGAAAAAGGACGGCGCGAAGCTTTTACTCGGAGGCAGGGCTTTGACGGAGGGTGATCTTGCAAAAGGCAATTTTATTGAGCCGACCATTTTTACCGATGTTGATATAAATTCCAGGCTTGCGCAGGAAGAAATATTCGGTCCCGTGCTTGCGGTCTTTAAGATCTCAAACCTGCAGGACGCGATTGCGAAAATTAATTCCGTCGAATACGGGTTGACCGCATCCATCTTTACGGCAAACGTTGATATTGCCATGCTGGCCCTTGAAAAAATCCAGGCCGGCTGCTGTTATGTAAATGCCCCGACCTTCGGCTCGGAGCCGCACATGCCCTTTGGCGGCGTAAAGAAATCAGGGATAGGAACACGCGAGCCGGGTACGCAGGCGCTGGATGTTTTTTCGGAATGGAAAACAATCTACATCGACTACAGCGGGGTTGCACAAAATTCTCAGTTCAAAACAACGTAGAATTTGTATATAGAGAACCATTGGACCGTCATTCCCGCAGTTTGTTGAGCGGGAATCCAGAAAATCAAGACTGGATTCCGGCTTAAGCCTGTCCTCGAAGGTAGTAATCGGGGAGACTGCCGGAATGACAGAAAAAGTAGACAATACATAAAGAGGCGGACATGATAAACGACATCAAAAAACTGCAAAAACTTTCCGCAGAGGCGCGACATGCAATAGTAGATTCTTTGATCTGCGCCGGATGCGGGCATCCCGGGGGCGCATTCTCCAGCTTAGATATAATGACGGTGCTGTTTTTCAATACATTAAAAATAGACCCGTCAAATCCGAAATGGGACAAACGCGACCGCTTCATTTTGAGCAAAGGACATTCATCGGTTGCGCTTTATTCGGTCATGCATCTGAGGGGCTTTTTTGACCGAAAGACCCTCCTGACTTTCAGGCAGGACAACAGCATCCTGGGGGGGCATCCCGACATGCACAAAGTGCCGGGCGTTGAGATGAGCACCGGCTCTCTGGGCCACGGGCTTTCCGTCGGCGTAGGGATGGCGCTGGCAGCCAAACTCGACAAAAAGAGATACAGGACTTTTGTCCTTCTGGGCGACGGCGAGACGCAGGAAGGCTCGATCTGGGAAGCCGCCATGTCCGCCAGTCACTATAAGCTGGACAATCTCACGGCTATCGTGGACAGAAACAGGATACAGATAGACGGGTTCACCGAAGATGTGATGTCGCTTGAGCCTTATGCGGCAAAATGGAAGGCCTTCGGATGGGCGGTAAAAACCATTGACGGCCACGACATCCATGAAATCGCAGCCACGCTGAAAGAAATCCCCTTTAAGGAGAGGAAGCCTTCGCTCATTATTGCCGATACAGTCAAAGGGAAAGGGATATCGTTCATGGAAAATAATCCCGAATGGCACGGCAAGGCGCTCAAAGGCGATCACGCTGAAATTGCAAAAAAGGAGGTTTGTTTAAAATTAAAAGAACATGGCAAAGCAATCAATGAGAATAGAGTACGGCAAGTACCTGGCCGGGCTCGGCGCGAAAAATAAAGACATAATCGTTCTTGAAGCAGACCTCAAGGAATCCACGCAATCAATGCAATTTCAGAACGTGTATCCTGAAAGGTATATTGAAGTAGGGATCGCAGAACAAAACATGGTGGGCATCGCCGCCGGATTGTCGCTTTCCGGCAAGATACCCATAGCGCATTCATTTGCCACATTTATCTCGATGCGCGCATGCGAACAGGTCAGGACCACCATCGCTTATACAAAAATGAATGTGAAGTTCCTGGTAACGCATGGCGGAATAAGCACCGGCACGGCCGGGACAACGCATCACGCCATTGAAGATATAGCCATAATGCGGGCCATCCCGAACATGACTGTACTCGTGCCCGGCGATGTGAGGGAAATGAAACAGGCGGTTGACGCGGCGCTCGCGCATAAGGGTCCTGTTTACATTCGCCTTGGCGCAGGCGATGCGGAAGATGTGTATGGAGAAAAAGACCGTTTTGCTATAGGCAGAGCGACCTTGTTGAGAAAAGGAAATGACGCCTCGATTATCACTACCGGCACAATGGCTTATGAAGGAGTCACAGCATCCGATATCCTTAAAAGCAAATACGGCCTGAACGTCCGTGTCCTGCAGATGGCGTCGGTAAAGCCCCTTGATGTAAAAGCGGTCCTCAAGGCCGCCATTGAAACAGGTAACATAGTAACAGTTGAAGAGCATAATATCCTGGGCGGTCTCGGCGGAGCTGTATGCGAGGTCGTCGCTGAAACGGCAAAGGCAAAGGTAAAAAGGATCGGCATACAGGACTGCTTCTCAGACATCGGCTCGGCAGCATGTTTAATGAAGGAAGAAGGACTGACGGTTGAGAATGTAGTAAAGAGTGTGAGGGATTTAGTAAGAAGTTAGGAATAAAACGACTTGGTCATTCCGCTTCCGTTCTCCGTAGCAGCCTGCTTCGCCAAAGTGCTACGAAGGCTGAACTGCGAAGGATGAATATCCGGATTCTTTTTCCCTGCCTGTTACATTA from the Nitrospirota bacterium genome contains:
- a CDS encoding aldehyde dehydrogenase family protein, encoding MEKYNNLINGKSVPPASGEYFENINPADSSDIVGLFPKSGAKDIELAVQAAKDALPSWSDMPPPKRGELIYRAGELLLANQERLAKVIVREMGKTMPESMGDIRSSADVAYFMAGEGRRMYGQTSFSALEKRWALTKRVPVGICGLITAWNAPMAIITWKLFPALICGNTVVLKPSEDTPLTAHLLGELLKEAGFPDGVVNIVYGTGVETGKALVKNKDVDLMSFTGSTNVGKMIAEECGRQLKGCSLELGGKNGLIVMNDADLDSASKAVASGAFSTAGQRCASTSRVFVHEAVYDEFLKKLLAETGKMKVGKGSDADTKVCPIINKRQFTSIMSYIEGAKKDGAKLLLGGRALTEGDLAKGNFIEPTIFTDVDINSRLAQEEIFGPVLAVFKISNLQDAIAKINSVEYGLTASIFTANVDIAMLALEKIQAGCCYVNAPTFGSEPHMPFGGVKKSGIGTREPGTQALDVFSEWKTIYIDYSGVAQNSQFKTT
- a CDS encoding transketolase — protein: MINDIKKLQKLSAEARHAIVDSLICAGCGHPGGAFSSLDIMTVLFFNTLKIDPSNPKWDKRDRFILSKGHSSVALYSVMHLRGFFDRKTLLTFRQDNSILGGHPDMHKVPGVEMSTGSLGHGLSVGVGMALAAKLDKKRYRTFVLLGDGETQEGSIWEAAMSASHYKLDNLTAIVDRNRIQIDGFTEDVMSLEPYAAKWKAFGWAVKTIDGHDIHEIAATLKEIPFKERKPSLIIADTVKGKGISFMENNPEWHGKALKGDHAEIAKKEVCLKLKEHGKAINENRVRQVPGRARREK
- a CDS encoding transketolase family protein, producing the protein MAKQSMRIEYGKYLAGLGAKNKDIIVLEADLKESTQSMQFQNVYPERYIEVGIAEQNMVGIAAGLSLSGKIPIAHSFATFISMRACEQVRTTIAYTKMNVKFLVTHGGISTGTAGTTHHAIEDIAIMRAIPNMTVLVPGDVREMKQAVDAALAHKGPVYIRLGAGDAEDVYGEKDRFAIGRATLLRKGNDASIITTGTMAYEGVTASDILKSKYGLNVRVLQMASVKPLDVKAVLKAAIETGNIVTVEEHNILGGLGGAVCEVVAETAKAKVKRIGIQDCFSDIGSAACLMKEEGLTVENVVKSVRDLVRS